CGAAGGCGAAGCCCTGATACTCGTCCGGATCGATGCCGCAAGCGCGCAGGACGTTGGGGTGAACCATCCCGCAGCCCAGGATCTCGAGCCAGCTCGTGCCTTGGCCGATCTTGATCTCGCCGCCCGAGCGATCGCACTGCACGTCCATCTCGGCCGACGGCTCGGTGAACGGGAAGTGGTGCGGCCGGAACTGGGTCGTCACCGCGTCGGTCTCGAAGAACCGGGCGATGAAGGTCTCCAGGGTCCACTTCAGGTGGCCCATGTGGATGCCCTTGTCGATCACCAGGCCCTCGACCTGGTGGAACATCGGCGTGTGGGTGGCGTCGCTGTCGCAGCGATAGGTGCGGCCAGGCGCGATGATCCGGATCGGCGGCTTCTGCGACACCATGGTCCGCACCTGCACGGGGCTGGTGTGGGTGCGCAGCAGCATGCGTTCACCGGACTCCTTCGGATTGAAGAAGAAGGTGTCGTGCATCTCGCGGGCCGGGTGCTTCTCGGGGAAGTTCAGGGCCGTGAAATTGTGGAAGTCGTCCTCGATGTCCGGGCCCTCGGCCACGGCGAAGCCCATCTCGGCGAAGATGGCGATCATCTCGTCCATGGTCTGCATGGTTGGATGCACGCCGCCGCGACGGCGGTGCGGGGCCGGCAGGGTCAGGTCCAGGGTCTCGCTGGCCAGGCGCGCGTCGAGGGCGGCGGTTTCCAGCACGGCCTTCTTGTCGTTCAGCGCCGTCTGCGCGCGGTCGCGCAGGACGTTGATCGCCGCGCCGCGCTCCTTGCGTTCTTCCGGGCTCATGGCGCCCAGGGTCTTGAGCAGGCCCGAGATCGAGCCGGTCTTGCCCAGGGCGGATACGCGCACGGCGTCCAGGGCGGCGAGATCGCCGGCGGCGGCGACTTGGGCCAGCACGTCGGCTTCGAGGGAGGTGAGATCGGTCATGACGGGGTTCCGTCTAGAGCATTCGTGGGACGGGGAGTAGGGGAGCGCGCAGCAAAAAGCCCTCCGGTTCGCACCGGAGGGCTCTTCAGATCGCAATCGGGGCGAACCCGATAGAAGACCTTAGGCGGCCAGGGCGGTGCGGACCTTGTCAGCAATGGCCTTGAACGCGACCGGGTCGTTGCCCGCGATGTCCGAGAGGACCTTACGGTCGATCACGATACCCGCCACGTCCAAGCCGTGGATAAATTGCGAGTAGGTGAAGCCCTCGATGCGAGCGCCGGCGTTGATGCGTTGAATCCACAGCGAGCGGAAGGCGCGCTTGCGCACCTTGCGGTCGCGGTACGCGTACTGGCCGGCCTTGTCGACGGCGGCCTTGGCGGTGCGGATGGTGTTCTTGCGGCGGCCGTAGAAGCCCTTCGCCTGTTCAAGAACCTTCTTGTGCTTGGCGTGGGCGGTGACGCCACGTTTAACGCGAGCCATGTGTCAGCGCTCCTTAAAGGCCGTAGGGCAGGTACGAACGGATGGTCTTGGCGTCGGATTCGCTCATGACCTTCGTGCCGCGGTTTTGGCGGATGTACTTGCCGTTGTGGCCGATCAGACGGTGACGCTTGCCGGCGACGCCGGCTTTCAGCAGGCCCGTGGCCGTGATCTTGAAGCGCTTCTTGGCGCCCGACTTGGTCTTCAACTTAGGCATTTCGCGTCGGAGCGTTTAACGGCCCCGTCCTCTAGATAGCATGACGAACCGCCATGGCATGCCAATTGGCCAGGCGGTTCCGGAAAGGCGGGGTTACTACGGGAAAGAGGCGAAGAAGGCAAGCGCCGTCTCCGCCCCTCCGGTGACGCCCGTCGGCTAGTTCGGCGGGTTGTTCTTTTCGAGGAAGGTGACGGTCGCCGCTAGCATCTGCTGGCGAGTGGCTTCGCGCGAAAGCCAGTGGTCTTCCTCGCGCAGGGTCACGAACTCGACGGGTTTGCCAGCCTTCTCCAGGGCGCGACGCATGTCCGTGCTCTGATCGTACTGCACGACGGTGTCTTCCTTGCCGTGGATGAGCAGAACCGGGCCATCGGCTTGGTCTGCGTGCCGGGCGGGCGAGCGCGCGTCCAGCTTGGGATCCGAGGTCGAGGTGACGCCGAAAAGACGCTTGTGATAGCGCACGGTCCGGCTTTCCTCGCGATAGCGCAGGATCTCGAAGTTGATCATCTGGCGCACATCGCCGATGCCGGCCACGGACACCGCGCAGCGATAGACGCCCTTGTCCAGCGTGATGCCGGCCAAGGCCGCGTAGCCGCCGTAGCTGGCGCCGGTGATGCACACGCGCTTGGGATCGACGATCCCCTGCTTGGCCAGGAAGCGCACGCCGTCCGAAAGGTCGGTCTGCATCTTGCCGCCCCATTCGCCGTCGGCGGCACGGATGAAGTCCTCGCCGCGACCCGTGGAGCCCCGGAAGTTGGGCTGCAGCACCGCGTAGCCACGCGACGCCAGGGCCTGGGCCCACCAGTCGAAGCCGGCTTCGTCACGGGCTTCCGGTCCGCCGTGAGGCAGGACGATCAGCGGCAGGTTCTTGGCGGCCTTGCCTGGCGGCAAGGTGAGATAGCCTCGGATCTCCAGGCCGTCGGCGGCGGCGTACTTGATGGCCCGCACCTCGGCGACGTCGGTCGGGGTCAAGGTGGGATAGGCCGAACCGACCTTGCTCAGTTTCTTGGCCGTCAGGTCGAGCAGGTAGAAGCCGCCCGGTTCGCCGGTGCCTTCGACATAGACCACGATCTTGGCGTAGTCGGGCGTGTGGGACGACAGGGTCAACTGACGGCCCGGGAAGACGCCGGTAATCATCGACCAGGCGGCGGCGAGCCGGGGCTCGTCGAAATGGTACTGCCTGTAGCCGTCGTCGGTGCTGGTGCCGATAACGTGGTTGGCGTCATCCATGATCACCCGGAAGGAGCCGTCGGGACCGTAGAAGTCGCCTTGCTTGCCATCGGCGATCGAGATGTTGGCCAGCTCGTATCCGCCGGTCTTCTCGTTCTTGATCGACATCACCACGGACTTCTCGTCGAGCGACAAGCCCTCCATGCTCGGCCCGTCGAGCGGCGCGGTGACGACATAGCCGTCGACCCACTTGCCGTCCCTGCGCAGTTCCATCGACCAGCGCGAGGTATCGCGGTCATAGACGGTGCGGGCGATCACCGTGCCGTCGGTCTTGAACAGGTAGTCGCCGGTCTGGGTGTCGCCCATCTGCACCATGGCGGCGACGCCGGTGTCGGGATCGACACGATAGAGATCGAAGCGGCCCGCCTGGATCGATTTGGCTTCTTCGCCCGCATAGAACTGGGTGAAGATCGTCGGCTTGCCATTGACGACGCCGCCGATGGGGCTGGAGCTGAGGACGTTGTTGATCGTCTCGTATGAACGCTTGGGAATCTGGACCGAGGCGCCGGTCTTGATGTTGATGCTCGTCGCCTGGAACTGCTCGCCCACATAGGTGACGTATTCGATGGCCTGGGTGCGCGAGACCTCGGCCACCACGTGGTTCGGGTCCGACCACATCACGCCGCGCATCTTGACCTTGCCGAACTCGACGGCCTGGACGTCGCCGCCGTTCAGCGGCTGGATGATCACCCGGCTGTTTTCACCGTCATGGGCGATGTAGGCCAGGTTGGCGCCGTCGCTCGAGATCTCGACGTCCGAAATGGCCGGCAGGCGGCCGTAGGCGTCGAGCGAGCCCGCCAGGGCGCTCGACGAAACCAGCGCGGCCAGGGCGGCGCCAGCGAACAACTTCAACATGTAATCCCCCAACTCAACGGCGAAGAATTAGCGACGCACGGTGAAGCTGTCGAGGGGGCAAGCGGTTGAGCCTAGGCGGGGGTCTTGACCCGGTGCTCGATGGTCAGGGCGAAGGCGACGGCCGGCAGCATCAGCACCGCGCCCAGCCAGAAGGGACCGCCGATGGCCAGGCCGAACAGCGGGCCGGCCAGCATCGGGCCGCTCATCCGGGCCAGAGAGCCGGCGGCGGCGTTCAGGCCCAGCATGGCGCCCTGCTTGTCGGGCGAGGTCCCGCGCGAGATCAGGGCGGCGATGCAGGGGAAGACCAGCGACTGGCCGAACGCGGTGCAGCCCACGGCGACGGGCACCAGGGCGGCGGTCGGGACAAACGGCGTGACGGTCAGGCCGATGGCGATGAAGATCAGGCCCGCCACCAGGACCTTGGCCTCGCCGAACCGGCGCGCCAGCCGGCCAGTGATCAGGCCCTGGCCGACCGAGGCGACGACGCCGATCACCGCGAAGCACAGGCCGACCTGCTTGGGACCCCAGTCGAAGCGCGCCTGGGTCCACAGGCCGAAGACCGACTCCATGCCCGAGAAGGCGGCGGTCGTGATCAGGGTGACCAGCAGCACCCGCGACAGCAGGGGATCGGCGCTGGCGGCGGCCAGGTGGTCGCGGCGACGGATGACCGGCGCGTCCTTGTGGCTGGGCGCGCGGCTCTCGACCACGAACAGGAAGACGCCCAGCGAAGCGATGGCGGCCAGGGCGGCGGCGGTCAGCAGCGGGATCTGGAAGGCCAGGCGTCCGGTGTCGGAATGGCCGAACAGCTTGGCCACGCCCGGCAGCAGTCCGCCCAGGGTGGGGCCGACCACGAAGCCCATGCCGAACGCCGCGCCCAGCAGGCCCATGCGCCCGGCCCGCTTTTCCGGCGGGGTGACGTCGGCCATGTAGCCCTGGATCGTCGAGATGTTGCCGGTGGCGCAGCCGCTGAACAGACGGATCGCGAAGAACCACAGCATGTTCGGCGCGAAGGCCAGGGCCACGTACGAGACGGTGTTGGCCAGGATGGTGCCGATCAGCACCGGACGCCGGCCGATGCGGTCGGACAGGCGTCCCCAGAACGGCTCGGCGATGAACTGGCCCAGCGAATAGGCCGAGAACAGCGCCGTCACCTGCCAGGGGCTGGCGTTCATCGACTTGGCGTAGAAGGGCAGCAGCGGGATGACCAGCCCGAAGCCCACCAGGTTGATGAACACCACGAGCAACAGGACGTAGAGCGCGCGCGGACTGGCGTCCGGCGTCTTCACGGCGGCGGGGGCGGGCGGGGCGGTCAGCGTACTCATCAGGCCGGGCGGTTTACGCTTCATCGCGCGTCCTGGCGACCGCTATCTGAAATTTCAGATAGCGGTCCCGTATCGACGTCAGTTCGGCGGGTTGTTCTTTTCCAGGAAACCGACCACGGCGGTCAGCATCTGAAGACGCGTGGCGCCGCGCGACAGCCAGTGGTCCTCGCTGGGCAAGGTGATCAGTTCGACGGGCTTGCCGGCCTTCTTCAGGGCGTCGGCCATCAGCGTGCTCTGGACGTAAGGCACGACGGTGTCGTCCTTGCCGTGGATCAGCAGCACCGGGATCTCGGCCTTGCCGGCCTGCTGGACCGGCGAGATGGCGGCCAGGTCGGGATCCTTCAGGCCGTCGGCGCCCATGTACCGCAGCCAGAAGCGCTGGGTGGAGTTGTCGTTGCTCTCGTAGAGCCTGTTCTTGTCGACCAAGAAACGCTTCAGGTCGGCCGGACCGGCGATCGACGCCGCGCACCGATAGACCCCTCGATCCAGGGTGGCGCCGGCCAGGGCCGCGTAGCCGCCGTAGCTGGCGCCGACGATGCAGACCCGCTTGGGATCGATCGTTCCCTGCTTGGCCAGATAGCGCACGCCGTCCGACAGGTCGGTCTGCATGGCCTTGCCCCACTCACCGAAGCCGGCCTTGACGAACGGCCAGCCGAAGCCGTCCGACCCCCGGAAATTGGGGCGCAGCACCGCGTAGCCGCGCGAGGCCAGGGCCTGGCTCCACCAGTCGAACTCCAGGGTGTCGCGGGCTTTCGGACCGCCGTGCGGCAGCACCACCAGCGGCAGGTTCTTGGGGGCCTTGCCGTTCGGCAGGGTCAGGTAGCCGGTGATCTCCAGGCCGTCGGCGGCCTTGTACTTGATCGGCTCGACCTTGGAGACGCCTTCCGGCGTCAGGTCCTTGTAGACCTCGCTCAGGAAGCTCGCGCTCTTGGTGTTCAGGTTCACCAGGGCGTAGGCCGGGCCCTGGGTGGGGGAATCGACCTGAACCACCAACTGGCGCTTGTCGTTCGACCACGAGACCAGCGTCACCTGCTCGCCGGGGAACGCCTTGGTCACGGCGTTCCAGCTGGTCTGGAGCTTGGCGTCGAAGAAGATGTAGCGGCGGTCGTCGCCGACCAGGCTGAACGCGCCCACCAGGCTGGATCCGTCGGGGGCGTGGATCAGGCCGTCGAACCGGGCGCTGTCGGGGATCACGACGTGACTGCCGTCCAGGGCGTATTCGTTGAGGACGGTCTTGTCCTCATCGTCCTCGTCGTCCATCCAGGCCAGCGCGGAATGGCCGTCGCGCCCGATGCCGGCCACGCCGTGGGATCCCATCTTCGAGATCACCTGCTCGGCCGTGATCCAGCCGCGCTCGCCCTTGATCTTCAGCGTCCAGTCGCCCTTCTTCTGATCGTAGCGCGACTGGGCCAGGGGCTGGCCGTCGGGCGACACCAGCCAGTCGTCTGTGTCTTCGTTGACGCCGCTGTCGAGCCTGCGGGTCGCGCCAGTCGCCAGATTGATCTTGTACAGCGTGTTCACGCCGCGGTTGTCGAGGAAGTGCACGCCCTCGACGAAGGCGTAGGGAACGCCGTCGATGAAGCGCACGTCCGGCGCTTCCAGGACGACGTTCATCGCCTCTTCCTCATTGGCCATCAGCAGGCGCTGCTTCTTGGTGACCAGGTTGTAGTCGAACGCCATCAGGTATTCGCGCTTGGGCCCGGACAGGCCGTGGACCTCGGCGGTGCTCGAAGTCGTGACCAGCACGTGATCCATGCCGGCCCATTGCACGCCGCGCAGCTTGGTCGTGGCGAAGTTCATGGCCGACAGCAGCTTGCCGCCTTCGGCGGCTTCGCGGATCAGCAGCATCCGGCTCTCGCCGTCGGTGACGGCGATCGCCAGCTTCGTCCCGTCCGGCGAAATCTCGATCTGCTCGACGTTGGGCAGGCGCCCGTAGACCGACAACGGCGGAACCTGCGCCCAAGCCGCGCCGGCGCCGATCGCGGCCACGATAAAACCCGCCGTGGCGACGGCCAGAAGCTTCTTCAACACGCGTACTCCCCCAACTTCGTCCAAACTAACAAAGCCGGCCGTACAGTCGAGCTTGTTTACAGCGCGAGGTTGTTAAGGGGGCTCGATCCGAGACGCTTCGACCGCGCGACTTTATCCCGGCGTCGCGGAACGCCAGTCAGGGGAGGGATCTGGATGTCGGACACCAGCCGCGCGCGGGTCGCGCCGGAGCTTGCGCCCTTTCTCGACTATCTGCCGGATCTCGACTTCAGCCAGGGGATCGACGCCTTCCGCACGCCGTTCGCCGATCGGCCCAGGGCGCCGTTGCCGGCCGGGCTGGAGGTCGTCGTGCCGGAGGAGCGCTTCATTCCGGGAGCGGCGGGCGCGCCGGACGTGCGGATCCTGCTATACCGGCCGCCGGAAACCCGCGCGGCGATGCTGCCCGCCCTGCTGCACATGCACGGCGGAGGCTTCGTGCTGGGGGATCCGGAGATCAACGACGCCTCCAACCGCGCGATGGTCCTGGAACACGGCTGCATCGTGGTGTCGGTCGACTACCGCCTGGCGCCGGAAACGCGCTTTCCGGGCGCGCTGGAGGATTGCTACGCGGCCCTGGTCTGGATGCACGGCCACGCCGGCGAGCTGGGCCTGGACGTCTCGCGGATCGCGATCGGCGGCGAGAGCGCCGGCGGCGGTCACGCCGCGGCTTTGGCCCTCTACGCGCGTGATCGTTCCAGAAGGGAAGGCGATGGCCCGGCGATCTGCTTCCAGCTGTTGGACGCGCCGATGCTGGACGACCGCACCTGCGCCGCCGAGCCGCATCCGTACTGCGGCCAGTTCGTCTGGTCGCCCGACAAGAACCGCTTCGGCTGGCGCTCGCTGCTGGGCGTGGAGCCTGGCGGGGCCGAGGTTCCGGAAGGCGCGGCCCCGGCGCGGGCTCAGGACCTGACCGGCCTGCCGCCGATCTTCATCTCCGTGGGCGCGCTGGACCTGTTCTTCGAGGAGGACCTGGAGTTCGCGCGGCGCCTGGCGCGGGCCGGCGTCGCCGTGGAGCTTCATGTCACGCCGGGCGCCTATCATGGCTTCGGCGTCGCCCAGACCGCGCCCCAGAGCTTGGCGGTGGCCCGCCTCCGCAACGACGCTCTTCGGCGAGCCTTCGCACGGTAAGGGGGCGCGACAAGGCCTAAAGAAAAACGCCCCGGCCTGAGGGCCGGGGCGTTCGTCATGTCGTGGCTGGAAGCCTGATCCTTAGCGCGGGGCCAGGATCATGATCATCTGACGGCCTTCCATGCGCGGCTCGTACTCGACCTTGGCGATCTCGTCGAAGTCGGCCTTGACCTTCAGCAGCAGCTTCATGCCCAGTTCCGGGTGCGCCATTTCACGGCCGCGGAAGCGCAGGGTCACCTTGACCTTGTCGCCTTCCTCGAAGAACCGGGTCATCGACTTGGCCTTCACGTCGTAGTCGTGAATGTCGATGTTGGGGCGCAGCTTGATTTCCTTGAGCTCGACGATCTTCTGCCGCTTGCGAGCCTCGTTCTTCTTCTTCTGCTCCTGGAACTTGAACTTGCCGTAGTCCAGGATCTTGCAGACCGGAGGGTTCGCGTTCGGAACGATCTCGACCAGGTCCAGGCCAGCTTCCTCGGCCGCTTCAAGAGCGGCGGAAATCGGCATCTCGCCTTGCTTCTCGCCGTTCTGGTCGATCAGCAGGACGCGGGGGACCCGAATGTCTTCGTTGATACGCGGACCATCCTTGACGGGCGGCGTTTGCATAGGACGGCGAATAGGGCGGCTCCGGTGTTGTTTAAGGGCGCTGTGTATTAAAGCGGTATCGTTGAATGAGTTCGCGCGGAGTCCGGGGGACGCCGCGTTCGCAAGTGATATATGACGAAGGAGTCCCGCGCTATCAAGGCGCATGCGTGTCCAAGGCCCGTCTTTTAAGGGGCTGGGCGCGACGTGACGGGACCTTGAAGGGCTTGGGGGAGCGAAACGCCGGGGTCGGGTCGGCCTCCATCTCCAATCGTGACCCGTTTTCGCCTGCATGAACACGCCGCCTTCCGCCGCCCGCCACACCCCGATCGAGGACGTCCACGCCCTGCTGATCGGCTCCAGCTTCATCGCCGTGGGCCTGACCCTGCTGAAGGCCGCGGGCCTGACCACGGGCGGCATGGCGGGCGTGGCGCTGATCCTGTCCTACCTGACCCATTGGCCGGTCGGGGTGCTGTTCTTCCTGCTGAACATCCCGTTCTACGTGCTGGCGCAGCAGACCATGGGCTGGGTGTTCACCGGCAAGACCCTGATCACCAACCTGCTGCTGGCCGGATTGGCCCTGGGCATGCCGTTCTGGCTGAAGATCACCACGGTCGATCCGGTCTTCGCCGCGATCTTCGGCGGCACGATCATCGGCATGGGCATCCTGGCCCTGGCCCGGCACAAGTCCAGCGTCGGCGGGATCGGCGTGCTGGCCCTGTGGCTTTACGAAAAGCGCGGGATCAGCGCCGGCAAGGTGCAGATGGCGTCCGACTGCGTGATCGTGGCCGCGGCCTTCGCGGTGATCAGCTGGGACAAGCTGCTGCTGTCGATCCTGTCGGCCGTGGCGCTGAGCGCGGTGATCATCGCCAACCACAAGCCGGGGCGGTACGAGGGGTATTAGGGTTTTGTCTTTCCCTCCCCATTGCGGGGAGGGTGGCGGCGAAGCCGACGGGTGGGGATCGGTGCAGGGCGTTGGCTCAACAAGCCCCACCCGACCCCTTCGGGGCCACCCTCCCCACGAGGGGGAGGGAAGTTCATTCAAGATGATGAAGTCAGTGCGGCAGCAGCGCGATCGCCGCGCTGGCCACGGTGCTGACCGGCAGGGCCTTGAGGTCCGGCGAGCGGATCACGGCCACGTGGCCGCGGGGGCCGCACAGCTCGGGGTCCGAGGCGTCGGAGAACAGGGCGATGGTCGGGGCGCCGGCGGCGGCCAGCAGGTGGGTCGGGCCGGTGTCGTTGCCGACGGCCAGGGCCGCCTTGGCGCCCAGCACGGCCAGCTGGGCGAAGTCTGTGCGGCCGGTCAGGTCGCGGGCCTGGCCCACGGCCTTCTGGATCTGGCGGGCCATGGCGCTTTCCTGCGGGCCGCCGATGATCACGATGTCCAGCCCGCGCGCTTTCAGAAGCGCCGCGAGCTGGGCGTAGCTCTCGACCGGCCAGCGCTTCTCGGGCCGGTGGGCCGAGCCGCCGGGCACCAACAGCACATAGGGGCGCGGAGCGGCGGCGCCGGCCACGGGGCGCGGCTCCTTGGTGCGGCGCAGGATCCACGACAGGTCCGGGGCGGGCGCGCCGCCGGGCTCGGTCGGGGCGTCGGGCCAGATGCCGGCCTGCTTGAGCTGGTCGGCCTGCCGCTCCAGCGTGTGCATGTGGTAGCGGGCCTTGCCGCGCTGGGGCAGCGAGCAGCCCGCGGCGATGCCCGACCACTGCGGCGCGAACGGCCGCAGGGCCTGGAAGTACCAGTTGGTGCGGCTGTTGGTCTGCAGGTCGTAGACGCGGTCGTAGCGGGTCTTGCGCAGGCGGCCGAGCAGGGCGGTCAGGTCGCCGAAGTCGCTGGGACGGCCGTCGGTCTCGACGGTGTTGAAGTAGGGCGACAGCTTGGCCAGGGCTTCGAAGGGCGGCGTGGTCAGCAAGGTGATCTTGGCGCGCGGGTGAGCCTCGCGGATCTTCTTCATCGCCGCCAAGGCCAGTACGAAATCGCCGAGGGCGCCCAGCTTGATGACCAGGACCTTCTTGATTTCCTTGCTCAACTTTTCGTCTCCAGAACGCGTGCGTAGACCTTGAGCGTTGCTTCGACCATCGCGTCAACAGAATACAATTTTCGAGCGCGCGCCCGGGCGGCCATGCCCATCACCTGGCGACGCGCGGCCCCCGCCTCGCAGGCG
The window above is part of the Caulobacter soli genome. Proteins encoded here:
- the pheS gene encoding phenylalanine--tRNA ligase subunit alpha; the protein is MTDLTSLEADVLAQVAAAGDLAALDAVRVSALGKTGSISGLLKTLGAMSPEERKERGAAINVLRDRAQTALNDKKAVLETAALDARLASETLDLTLPAPHRRRGGVHPTMQTMDEMIAIFAEMGFAVAEGPDIEDDFHNFTALNFPEKHPAREMHDTFFFNPKESGERMLLRTHTSPVQVRTMVSQKPPIRIIAPGRTYRCDSDATHTPMFHQVEGLVIDKGIHMGHLKWTLETFIARFFETDAVTTQFRPHHFPFTEPSAEMDVQCDRSGGEIKIGQGTSWLEILGCGMVHPNVLRACGIDPDEYQGFAFGMGVDRLGMLKYGMPDLRDMFSSDGRWLDHYGFSAFTAPNAASGLS
- the rplT gene encoding 50S ribosomal protein L20 — translated: MARVKRGVTAHAKHKKVLEQAKGFYGRRKNTIRTAKAAVDKAGQYAYRDRKVRKRAFRSLWIQRINAGARIEGFTYSQFIHGLDVAGIVIDRKVLSDIAGNDPVAFKAIADKVRTALAA
- the rpmI gene encoding 50S ribosomal protein L35 yields the protein MPKLKTKSGAKKRFKITATGLLKAGVAGKRHRLIGHNGKYIRQNRGTKVMSESDAKTIRSYLPYGL
- a CDS encoding alpha/beta hydrolase family protein — its product is MLKLFAGAALAALVSSSALAGSLDAYGRLPAISDVEISSDGANLAYIAHDGENSRVIIQPLNGGDVQAVEFGKVKMRGVMWSDPNHVVAEVSRTQAIEYVTYVGEQFQATSINIKTGASVQIPKRSYETINNVLSSSPIGGVVNGKPTIFTQFYAGEEAKSIQAGRFDLYRVDPDTGVAAMVQMGDTQTGDYLFKTDGTVIARTVYDRDTSRWSMELRRDGKWVDGYVVTAPLDGPSMEGLSLDEKSVVMSIKNEKTGGYELANISIADGKQGDFYGPDGSFRVIMDDANHVIGTSTDDGYRQYHFDEPRLAAAWSMITGVFPGRQLTLSSHTPDYAKIVVYVEGTGEPGGFYLLDLTAKKLSKVGSAYPTLTPTDVAEVRAIKYAAADGLEIRGYLTLPPGKAAKNLPLIVLPHGGPEARDEAGFDWWAQALASRGYAVLQPNFRGSTGRGEDFIRAADGEWGGKMQTDLSDGVRFLAKQGIVDPKRVCITGASYGGYAALAGITLDKGVYRCAVSVAGIGDVRQMINFEILRYREESRTVRYHKRLFGVTSTSDPKLDARSPARHADQADGPVLLIHGKEDTVVQYDQSTDMRRALEKAGKPVEFVTLREEDHWLSREATRQQMLAATVTFLEKNNPPN
- a CDS encoding MFS transporter — its product is MSTLTAPPAPAAVKTPDASPRALYVLLLVVFINLVGFGLVIPLLPFYAKSMNASPWQVTALFSAYSLGQFIAEPFWGRLSDRIGRRPVLIGTILANTVSYVALAFAPNMLWFFAIRLFSGCATGNISTIQGYMADVTPPEKRAGRMGLLGAAFGMGFVVGPTLGGLLPGVAKLFGHSDTGRLAFQIPLLTAAALAAIASLGVFLFVVESRAPSHKDAPVIRRRDHLAAASADPLLSRVLLVTLITTAAFSGMESVFGLWTQARFDWGPKQVGLCFAVIGVVASVGQGLITGRLARRFGEAKVLVAGLIFIAIGLTVTPFVPTAALVPVAVGCTAFGQSLVFPCIAALISRGTSPDKQGAMLGLNAAAGSLARMSGPMLAGPLFGLAIGGPFWLGAVLMLPAVAFALTIEHRVKTPA
- a CDS encoding alpha/beta hydrolase family protein, which produces MKKLLAVATAGFIVAAIGAGAAWAQVPPLSVYGRLPNVEQIEISPDGTKLAIAVTDGESRMLLIREAAEGGKLLSAMNFATTKLRGVQWAGMDHVLVTTSSTAEVHGLSGPKREYLMAFDYNLVTKKQRLLMANEEEAMNVVLEAPDVRFIDGVPYAFVEGVHFLDNRGVNTLYKINLATGATRRLDSGVNEDTDDWLVSPDGQPLAQSRYDQKKGDWTLKIKGERGWITAEQVISKMGSHGVAGIGRDGHSALAWMDDEDDEDKTVLNEYALDGSHVVIPDSARFDGLIHAPDGSSLVGAFSLVGDDRRYIFFDAKLQTSWNAVTKAFPGEQVTLVSWSNDKRQLVVQVDSPTQGPAYALVNLNTKSASFLSEVYKDLTPEGVSKVEPIKYKAADGLEITGYLTLPNGKAPKNLPLVVLPHGGPKARDTLEFDWWSQALASRGYAVLRPNFRGSDGFGWPFVKAGFGEWGKAMQTDLSDGVRYLAKQGTIDPKRVCIVGASYGGYAALAGATLDRGVYRCAASIAGPADLKRFLVDKNRLYESNDNSTQRFWLRYMGADGLKDPDLAAISPVQQAGKAEIPVLLIHGKDDTVVPYVQSTLMADALKKAGKPVELITLPSEDHWLSRGATRLQMLTAVVGFLEKNNPPN
- a CDS encoding alpha/beta hydrolase, encoding MSDTSRARVAPELAPFLDYLPDLDFSQGIDAFRTPFADRPRAPLPAGLEVVVPEERFIPGAAGAPDVRILLYRPPETRAAMLPALLHMHGGGFVLGDPEINDASNRAMVLEHGCIVVSVDYRLAPETRFPGALEDCYAALVWMHGHAGELGLDVSRIAIGGESAGGGHAAALALYARDRSRREGDGPAICFQLLDAPMLDDRTCAAEPHPYCGQFVWSPDKNRFGWRSLLGVEPGGAEVPEGAAPARAQDLTGLPPIFISVGALDLFFEEDLEFARRLARAGVAVELHVTPGAYHGFGVAQTAPQSLAVARLRNDALRRAFAR
- the infC gene encoding translation initiation factor IF-3, which gives rise to MQTPPVKDGPRINEDIRVPRVLLIDQNGEKQGEMPISAALEAAEEAGLDLVEIVPNANPPVCKILDYGKFKFQEQKKKNEARKRQKIVELKEIKLRPNIDIHDYDVKAKSMTRFFEEGDKVKVTLRFRGREMAHPELGMKLLLKVKADFDEIAKVEYEPRMEGRQMIMILAPR
- a CDS encoding YitT family protein, encoding MNTPPSAARHTPIEDVHALLIGSSFIAVGLTLLKAAGLTTGGMAGVALILSYLTHWPVGVLFFLLNIPFYVLAQQTMGWVFTGKTLITNLLLAGLALGMPFWLKITTVDPVFAAIFGGTIIGMGILALARHKSSVGGIGVLALWLYEKRGISAGKVQMASDCVIVAAAFAVISWDKLLLSILSAVALSAVIIANHKPGRYEGY
- a CDS encoding glycosyltransferase family 9 protein; translated protein: MSKEIKKVLVIKLGALGDFVLALAAMKKIREAHPRAKITLLTTPPFEALAKLSPYFNTVETDGRPSDFGDLTALLGRLRKTRYDRVYDLQTNSRTNWYFQALRPFAPQWSGIAAGCSLPQRGKARYHMHTLERQADQLKQAGIWPDAPTEPGGAPAPDLSWILRRTKEPRPVAGAAAPRPYVLLVPGGSAHRPEKRWPVESYAQLAALLKARGLDIVIIGGPQESAMARQIQKAVGQARDLTGRTDFAQLAVLGAKAALAVGNDTGPTHLLAAAGAPTIALFSDASDPELCGPRGHVAVIRSPDLKALPVSTVASAAIALLPH